Within Metabacillus sp. KUDC1714, the genomic segment GTATAACGCTGCTTACTCTTTAATGTAAATACCTTCTCTTTAACCTCTTCTTGTTCTAATCCATCAAAATATAAAACCGTTGAAACAAGCTCTAAAAATCTTGAGCTTTGCTCATTTAAATGAAGCATACAACCTTCAAATGGAGGTAGATCTAGATCATAATGACCTAAAAACTCAGTTCCAGTATCTGTTAATGAATAGCGATATTGAAAATAGCCACCCTTTTTTTCATGAACTTCATTTAAGAACCCTAAGTTACAAAGTTCTTCAATTCGAAGTGTCAGCTCCTCAGAGTACGGCCCATAAAAGTGAAAGTTATATTTTTCATAAAAAGGAAGATCGATCTTTTTCGCAATATAAATCATCTTTTGTAGCTTTTTCCGACCAATGATTTCCCCAGCTGATGAGATCACCTTCATCAGCTTAGCGTGTTCTTTCATCAATGCCCCGTCATCTCCTAACTCTTTCTCTGTTTGATCGATAAAAGGTGTATTTTTTTCTAGCTCAACAATCCCAGGAAATTTCAGGATGTCGCACTTTTCAAATCTAGTTAGATAGGTTTAATAATTCTAAGATCTTTTTCTTAGCTGTTCGCTTCGTTGAAAAGTCCTCTAACAAATCTAATGGGAAATATAATTTATGATCTGTTCTTCTTTTCCCTGAAATCGCATCAACGATTTCAGATTGTCTTGATAGCTCTCTAAGATCTCCGTTTGACATTTGTAAATGGATTGGCAAGCGTTCTTCTTCCTCACCAGGTCGATAAAAATCATAAGGTAGGTCTGAAGAAGAATCGACAACTAAATAATAGTCAGGATCAATTCCTGCCTTCTTAAATAAGGTGGTTAGCTCCATCAATGTCATCATCTGTACATTTGGGTTAAATTCAACATATTTAAACAACTTGCGGTTCATAAAACGTCTGCATAAATCACTTAAAATCGGATCTTCCTCATCCTGCCATGCTTGAAAATAAAACATAATAACAGATTCATCCAATTTTAAGTAGTCTTCTAATGTGAGTTCATCCTCAAACATGGAATAAAAATGGATAGGACTATGCTTAAAGGAGTAAAATTCCTGATGTAGTCGTTTTGCTCGATGAAGTATTTTTGTCAGGATCACTTCAGCACTTCTAGTAACTGGATGAAAATAAACCTGCCAGTACATTTGATAGCGACTCATAATATAATCCTCAACAGCATGCATCCCGCTGCTTTTTATAACAACTTGATCTTCACGAGGGCGCATGACACGGAGAATTCTTTCCATATCAAAATGACCATAGCTAACCCCTGTATAATAGGCATCACGCTGTAAGTAATCCATACGATCTGCATCAATCTGGCTAGATATTAAACTAACAACCTGTTTATTTTCATAGGTTTTTGCAATAACCTCTGCAACCTTCTTCGGAAAGTCTGCTCCATTTTCTTTTAATACAGAATGAACCTCCGTATTCCCTAGGATAATCGCCTGAGTAAAGTCCTCATGATCAAGGTGAAATACCTTTTCAAAGGAATGTGAAAATGGTCCATGGCCTAAATCATGCAGAAGTGCAGCACAAAGACATAACAGTCTCTCTTCATCATCCCATTGCGGACGCCCCTTAAAGATATCATCCACAATTCGTCTAACAATTTCATATACACCTAAAGAATGGTTAAATCGACTATGCTCTGCACCA encodes:
- a CDS encoding HD domain-containing protein, which produces MENGKLSEEKVFKDPVHRYIHVRDKLIWDLIGTKEFQRLRRIRQLGTTYLTFHGAEHSRFNHSLGVYEIVRRIVDDIFKGRPQWDDEERLLCLCAALLHDLGHGPFSHSFEKVFHLDHEDFTQAIILGNTEVHSVLKENGADFPKKVAEVIAKTYENKQVVSLISSQIDADRMDYLQRDAYYTGVSYGHFDMERILRVMRPREDQVVIKSSGMHAVEDYIMSRYQMYWQVYFHPVTRSAEVILTKILHRAKRLHQEFYSFKHSPIHFYSMFEDELTLEDYLKLDESVIMFYFQAWQDEEDPILSDLCRRFMNRKLFKYVEFNPNVQMMTLMELTTLFKKAGIDPDYYLVVDSSSDLPYDFYRPGEEEERLPIHLQMSNGDLRELSRQSEIVDAISGKRRTDHKLYFPLDLLEDFSTKRTAKKKILELLNLSN
- a CDS encoding YwgA family protein translates to MMKEHAKLMKVISSAGEIIGRKKLQKMIYIAKKIDLPFYEKYNFHFYGPYSEELTLRIEELCNLGFLNEVHEKKGGYFQYRYSLTDTGTEFLGHYDLDLPPFEGCMLHLNEQSSRFLELVSTVLYFDGLEQEEVKEKVFTLKSKQRYTEEEILDAYKYIENLRGLVAEELAKH